Proteins co-encoded in one Callospermophilus lateralis isolate mCalLat2 chromosome 2, mCalLat2.hap1, whole genome shotgun sequence genomic window:
- the Bmal1 gene encoding basic helix-loop-helix ARNT-like protein 1 isoform X1: MADQRMDISSTISDFMSPGPTDLLSSSLGTSGVDCNRKRKGSSTDYQESMDTDKDDPHGRLEYTEHQGRIKNAREAHSQIEKRRRDKMNSFIDELASLVPTCNAMSRKLDKLTVLRMAVQHMKTLRGATNPYTEANYKPTFLSDDELKHLILRAADGFLFVVGCDRGKILFVSESVFKILNYSQNDLIGQSLFDYLHPKDIAKVKEQLSSSDTAPRERLIDAKTGLPVKTDITPGPSRLCSGARRSFFCRMKCNRPSVKVEDKDFPSTCSKKKADRKSFCTIHSTGYLKSWPPTKMGLDEDNEPDNEGCNLSCLVAIGRLHSHVVPQPVNGEIRVKSMEYVSRHAIDGKFVFVDQRATAILAYLPQELLGTSCYEYFHQDDIGHLAECHRQVLQTRDKITTNCYKFKIKDGSFITLRSRWFSFMNPWTKEVEYIVSTNTVVLANVLEGGDPTFPQLTASPHSMDSMLPSGEGGPKRTHPTVPGIPGGTRAGAGKIGRMIAEEIMEIHRIRGSSPSSCGSSPLNITSTPPPDASSPGGKKILNGGTPDIPSSGLLPGQAQENPGYPYSDSSSILGENPHIGIDMIDNDQGSSSPSNDEAAMAVIMSLLEADAGLGGPVDFSDLPWPL, encoded by the exons ATGGCGGACCAGAGAATGGACATTTCCTCGACAATCAGTGACTTCATGTCCCCAGGCCCCACCGACCTGCTCTCCAGCTCCCTTGGCACCAGTGGTGTGGATTGCAACCGCAAGCGGAAAGGCAGCTCCACTGACTACCA AGAAAGCATGGACACAGACAAAGATGACCCTCATGGAAG gtTAGAATATACAGAACATCAGGGAAGGATCAAGAATGCAAG GGAAGCTCACAGTCAGATTGAAAAGAGGCGTCGGGATAAAATGAACAGTTTTATTGATGAATTGGCTTCTTTGGTACCAACGTGTAATGCGATGTCCAGGAAATTAGATAAACTGACCGTGCTAAGGATGGCCGTTCAGCACATGAAAACATTAAGAG gTGCCACCAATCCATATACAGAAGCAAACTATAAACCAACTTTTCTATCAGATGATGAATTGAAACACCTCATTCTCAGG GCAGCAGATGGATTTTTGTTTGTCGTAGGATGTGACCGAGGGAAGATACTCTTTGTCTCAGAGTCTGTCTTCAAGATCCTCAACTATAGCCAG AACGATCTGATTGGTCAGAGTTTGTTTGACTACCTGCACCCTAAAGATATCGCCAAAGTCAAGGAGCAGCTCTCCTCCTCTGACACAGCACCCCGGGAGCGGCTCATAGATGCAAAAA CTGGACTTCCAGTTAAAACAGATATAACCCCTGGGCCGTCTCGATTATGTTCTGGAGCACGACGTTCTTTCTTCTGTAGGATGAAGTGTAACAGGCCTTCAGTGAAGGTCGAAGACAAGGACTTCCCCTCCACCTGTTCAAAGAAAAAAG CAGATCGAAAAAGCTTCTGTACAATCCACAGCACAGGCTATTTGAAAAGCTGGCCACCCACAAAGATGGGGTTGGATGAAGACAATGAACCAGACAACGAGGGGTGTAACCTCAGCTGCCTTGTCGCAATTGGACGACTGCATTCTCATGTGGTTCCCCAACCAGTGAACGGGGAAATCAGGGTGAAATCCATGGAGTACGTTTCTCGGCATGCAATAGATGGGAAATTTGTCTTTGTAGACCAGAG GGCAACAGCTATTCTGGCATATTTACCACAAGAACTCCTAGGCACATCATGTTATGAATATTTTCATCAAGATGACATAGGACATCTTGCAGAATGTCATAGGCAAG TTTTACAGACGAGAGACAAGATTACAACTAATTGTTATAAGTTTAAAATCAAAGATGGTTCTTTCATCACACTACGAAGTCGATGGTTCAGTTTCATGAACCCTTGGACCAAGGAAGTAGAATACATTGTCTCAACCAACACTGTTGTTTT AGCCAACGTCCTGGAAGGCGGGGATCCAACCTTCCCGCAGCTCACAGCGTCCCCTCACAGCATGGACAGCATGCTGCCCTCTGGAGAAG GTGGCCCAAAGAGGACTCATCCTACTGTTCCAGGGATTCCAGGGGGAACCAGGGCTGGGGCAGGAAAAATAGGTCGAATGATTGCTGAGGAAATCATGGAAATCCACAG GATAAGAGGGTCATCGCCTTCCAGCTGTGGCTCCAGCCCATTGAACATTACAAGTACGCCTCCCCCTGATGCCTCCTCTCCAGGAGGCAAGAAG ATTTTAAACGGAGGGACTCCAGACATTCCTTCCAGTGGCCTACTGCCAGGGCAGGCTCAGGAGAACCCAGGTTATCCATATTCTGATAGTTCTTCTATTCTTG GTGAAAACCCCCACATAGGCATAGACATGATAGACAACGACCAAGGATCAAGTAGTCCCAGTAATGATGAAGCAGCAATGGCTGTCATCATGAGCCTGTTGGAAGCAGATGCTGGGCTGGGTGGCCCTGTTGACTTTAGCGACTTGCCATGGCCGCTGTAA
- the Bmal1 gene encoding basic helix-loop-helix ARNT-like protein 1 isoform X2, with the protein MADQRMDISSTISDFMSPGPTDLLSSSLGTSGVDCNRKRKGSSTDYQESMDTDKDDPHGRLEYTEHQGRIKNAREAHSQIEKRRRDKMNSFIDELASLVPTCNAMSRKLDKLTVLRMAVQHMKTLRGATNPYTEANYKPTFLSDDELKHLILRAADGFLFVVGCDRGKILFVSESVFKILNYSQNDLIGQSLFDYLHPKDIAKVKEQLSSSDTAPRERLIDAKTGLPVKTDITPGPSRLCSGARRSFFCRMKCNRPSVKVEDKDFPSTCSKKKDRKSFCTIHSTGYLKSWPPTKMGLDEDNEPDNEGCNLSCLVAIGRLHSHVVPQPVNGEIRVKSMEYVSRHAIDGKFVFVDQRATAILAYLPQELLGTSCYEYFHQDDIGHLAECHRQVLQTRDKITTNCYKFKIKDGSFITLRSRWFSFMNPWTKEVEYIVSTNTVVLANVLEGGDPTFPQLTASPHSMDSMLPSGEGGPKRTHPTVPGIPGGTRAGAGKIGRMIAEEIMEIHRIRGSSPSSCGSSPLNITSTPPPDASSPGGKKILNGGTPDIPSSGLLPGQAQENPGYPYSDSSSILGENPHIGIDMIDNDQGSSSPSNDEAAMAVIMSLLEADAGLGGPVDFSDLPWPL; encoded by the exons ATGGCGGACCAGAGAATGGACATTTCCTCGACAATCAGTGACTTCATGTCCCCAGGCCCCACCGACCTGCTCTCCAGCTCCCTTGGCACCAGTGGTGTGGATTGCAACCGCAAGCGGAAAGGCAGCTCCACTGACTACCA AGAAAGCATGGACACAGACAAAGATGACCCTCATGGAAG gtTAGAATATACAGAACATCAGGGAAGGATCAAGAATGCAAG GGAAGCTCACAGTCAGATTGAAAAGAGGCGTCGGGATAAAATGAACAGTTTTATTGATGAATTGGCTTCTTTGGTACCAACGTGTAATGCGATGTCCAGGAAATTAGATAAACTGACCGTGCTAAGGATGGCCGTTCAGCACATGAAAACATTAAGAG gTGCCACCAATCCATATACAGAAGCAAACTATAAACCAACTTTTCTATCAGATGATGAATTGAAACACCTCATTCTCAGG GCAGCAGATGGATTTTTGTTTGTCGTAGGATGTGACCGAGGGAAGATACTCTTTGTCTCAGAGTCTGTCTTCAAGATCCTCAACTATAGCCAG AACGATCTGATTGGTCAGAGTTTGTTTGACTACCTGCACCCTAAAGATATCGCCAAAGTCAAGGAGCAGCTCTCCTCCTCTGACACAGCACCCCGGGAGCGGCTCATAGATGCAAAAA CTGGACTTCCAGTTAAAACAGATATAACCCCTGGGCCGTCTCGATTATGTTCTGGAGCACGACGTTCTTTCTTCTGTAGGATGAAGTGTAACAGGCCTTCAGTGAAGGTCGAAGACAAGGACTTCCCCTCCACCTGTTCAAAGAAAAAAG ATCGAAAAAGCTTCTGTACAATCCACAGCACAGGCTATTTGAAAAGCTGGCCACCCACAAAGATGGGGTTGGATGAAGACAATGAACCAGACAACGAGGGGTGTAACCTCAGCTGCCTTGTCGCAATTGGACGACTGCATTCTCATGTGGTTCCCCAACCAGTGAACGGGGAAATCAGGGTGAAATCCATGGAGTACGTTTCTCGGCATGCAATAGATGGGAAATTTGTCTTTGTAGACCAGAG GGCAACAGCTATTCTGGCATATTTACCACAAGAACTCCTAGGCACATCATGTTATGAATATTTTCATCAAGATGACATAGGACATCTTGCAGAATGTCATAGGCAAG TTTTACAGACGAGAGACAAGATTACAACTAATTGTTATAAGTTTAAAATCAAAGATGGTTCTTTCATCACACTACGAAGTCGATGGTTCAGTTTCATGAACCCTTGGACCAAGGAAGTAGAATACATTGTCTCAACCAACACTGTTGTTTT AGCCAACGTCCTGGAAGGCGGGGATCCAACCTTCCCGCAGCTCACAGCGTCCCCTCACAGCATGGACAGCATGCTGCCCTCTGGAGAAG GTGGCCCAAAGAGGACTCATCCTACTGTTCCAGGGATTCCAGGGGGAACCAGGGCTGGGGCAGGAAAAATAGGTCGAATGATTGCTGAGGAAATCATGGAAATCCACAG GATAAGAGGGTCATCGCCTTCCAGCTGTGGCTCCAGCCCATTGAACATTACAAGTACGCCTCCCCCTGATGCCTCCTCTCCAGGAGGCAAGAAG ATTTTAAACGGAGGGACTCCAGACATTCCTTCCAGTGGCCTACTGCCAGGGCAGGCTCAGGAGAACCCAGGTTATCCATATTCTGATAGTTCTTCTATTCTTG GTGAAAACCCCCACATAGGCATAGACATGATAGACAACGACCAAGGATCAAGTAGTCCCAGTAATGATGAAGCAGCAATGGCTGTCATCATGAGCCTGTTGGAAGCAGATGCTGGGCTGGGTGGCCCTGTTGACTTTAGCGACTTGCCATGGCCGCTGTAA
- the Bmal1 gene encoding basic helix-loop-helix ARNT-like protein 1 isoform X4 codes for MADQRMDISSTISDFMSPGPTDLLSSSLGTSGVDCNRKRKGSSTDYQLEYTEHQGRIKNAREAHSQIEKRRRDKMNSFIDELASLVPTCNAMSRKLDKLTVLRMAVQHMKTLRGATNPYTEANYKPTFLSDDELKHLILRAADGFLFVVGCDRGKILFVSESVFKILNYSQNDLIGQSLFDYLHPKDIAKVKEQLSSSDTAPRERLIDAKTGLPVKTDITPGPSRLCSGARRSFFCRMKCNRPSVKVEDKDFPSTCSKKKDRKSFCTIHSTGYLKSWPPTKMGLDEDNEPDNEGCNLSCLVAIGRLHSHVVPQPVNGEIRVKSMEYVSRHAIDGKFVFVDQRATAILAYLPQELLGTSCYEYFHQDDIGHLAECHRQVLQTRDKITTNCYKFKIKDGSFITLRSRWFSFMNPWTKEVEYIVSTNTVVLANVLEGGDPTFPQLTASPHSMDSMLPSGEGGPKRTHPTVPGIPGGTRAGAGKIGRMIAEEIMEIHRIRGSSPSSCGSSPLNITSTPPPDASSPGGKKILNGGTPDIPSSGLLPGQAQENPGYPYSDSSSILGENPHIGIDMIDNDQGSSSPSNDEAAMAVIMSLLEADAGLGGPVDFSDLPWPL; via the exons ATGGCGGACCAGAGAATGGACATTTCCTCGACAATCAGTGACTTCATGTCCCCAGGCCCCACCGACCTGCTCTCCAGCTCCCTTGGCACCAGTGGTGTGGATTGCAACCGCAAGCGGAAAGGCAGCTCCACTGACTACCA gtTAGAATATACAGAACATCAGGGAAGGATCAAGAATGCAAG GGAAGCTCACAGTCAGATTGAAAAGAGGCGTCGGGATAAAATGAACAGTTTTATTGATGAATTGGCTTCTTTGGTACCAACGTGTAATGCGATGTCCAGGAAATTAGATAAACTGACCGTGCTAAGGATGGCCGTTCAGCACATGAAAACATTAAGAG gTGCCACCAATCCATATACAGAAGCAAACTATAAACCAACTTTTCTATCAGATGATGAATTGAAACACCTCATTCTCAGG GCAGCAGATGGATTTTTGTTTGTCGTAGGATGTGACCGAGGGAAGATACTCTTTGTCTCAGAGTCTGTCTTCAAGATCCTCAACTATAGCCAG AACGATCTGATTGGTCAGAGTTTGTTTGACTACCTGCACCCTAAAGATATCGCCAAAGTCAAGGAGCAGCTCTCCTCCTCTGACACAGCACCCCGGGAGCGGCTCATAGATGCAAAAA CTGGACTTCCAGTTAAAACAGATATAACCCCTGGGCCGTCTCGATTATGTTCTGGAGCACGACGTTCTTTCTTCTGTAGGATGAAGTGTAACAGGCCTTCAGTGAAGGTCGAAGACAAGGACTTCCCCTCCACCTGTTCAAAGAAAAAAG ATCGAAAAAGCTTCTGTACAATCCACAGCACAGGCTATTTGAAAAGCTGGCCACCCACAAAGATGGGGTTGGATGAAGACAATGAACCAGACAACGAGGGGTGTAACCTCAGCTGCCTTGTCGCAATTGGACGACTGCATTCTCATGTGGTTCCCCAACCAGTGAACGGGGAAATCAGGGTGAAATCCATGGAGTACGTTTCTCGGCATGCAATAGATGGGAAATTTGTCTTTGTAGACCAGAG GGCAACAGCTATTCTGGCATATTTACCACAAGAACTCCTAGGCACATCATGTTATGAATATTTTCATCAAGATGACATAGGACATCTTGCAGAATGTCATAGGCAAG TTTTACAGACGAGAGACAAGATTACAACTAATTGTTATAAGTTTAAAATCAAAGATGGTTCTTTCATCACACTACGAAGTCGATGGTTCAGTTTCATGAACCCTTGGACCAAGGAAGTAGAATACATTGTCTCAACCAACACTGTTGTTTT AGCCAACGTCCTGGAAGGCGGGGATCCAACCTTCCCGCAGCTCACAGCGTCCCCTCACAGCATGGACAGCATGCTGCCCTCTGGAGAAG GTGGCCCAAAGAGGACTCATCCTACTGTTCCAGGGATTCCAGGGGGAACCAGGGCTGGGGCAGGAAAAATAGGTCGAATGATTGCTGAGGAAATCATGGAAATCCACAG GATAAGAGGGTCATCGCCTTCCAGCTGTGGCTCCAGCCCATTGAACATTACAAGTACGCCTCCCCCTGATGCCTCCTCTCCAGGAGGCAAGAAG ATTTTAAACGGAGGGACTCCAGACATTCCTTCCAGTGGCCTACTGCCAGGGCAGGCTCAGGAGAACCCAGGTTATCCATATTCTGATAGTTCTTCTATTCTTG GTGAAAACCCCCACATAGGCATAGACATGATAGACAACGACCAAGGATCAAGTAGTCCCAGTAATGATGAAGCAGCAATGGCTGTCATCATGAGCCTGTTGGAAGCAGATGCTGGGCTGGGTGGCCCTGTTGACTTTAGCGACTTGCCATGGCCGCTGTAA
- the Bmal1 gene encoding basic helix-loop-helix ARNT-like protein 1 isoform X3 has product MADQRMDISSTISDFMSPGPTDLLSSSLGTSGVDCNRKRKGSSTDYQLEYTEHQGRIKNAREAHSQIEKRRRDKMNSFIDELASLVPTCNAMSRKLDKLTVLRMAVQHMKTLRGATNPYTEANYKPTFLSDDELKHLILRAADGFLFVVGCDRGKILFVSESVFKILNYSQNDLIGQSLFDYLHPKDIAKVKEQLSSSDTAPRERLIDAKTGLPVKTDITPGPSRLCSGARRSFFCRMKCNRPSVKVEDKDFPSTCSKKKADRKSFCTIHSTGYLKSWPPTKMGLDEDNEPDNEGCNLSCLVAIGRLHSHVVPQPVNGEIRVKSMEYVSRHAIDGKFVFVDQRATAILAYLPQELLGTSCYEYFHQDDIGHLAECHRQVLQTRDKITTNCYKFKIKDGSFITLRSRWFSFMNPWTKEVEYIVSTNTVVLANVLEGGDPTFPQLTASPHSMDSMLPSGEGGPKRTHPTVPGIPGGTRAGAGKIGRMIAEEIMEIHRIRGSSPSSCGSSPLNITSTPPPDASSPGGKKILNGGTPDIPSSGLLPGQAQENPGYPYSDSSSILGENPHIGIDMIDNDQGSSSPSNDEAAMAVIMSLLEADAGLGGPVDFSDLPWPL; this is encoded by the exons ATGGCGGACCAGAGAATGGACATTTCCTCGACAATCAGTGACTTCATGTCCCCAGGCCCCACCGACCTGCTCTCCAGCTCCCTTGGCACCAGTGGTGTGGATTGCAACCGCAAGCGGAAAGGCAGCTCCACTGACTACCA gtTAGAATATACAGAACATCAGGGAAGGATCAAGAATGCAAG GGAAGCTCACAGTCAGATTGAAAAGAGGCGTCGGGATAAAATGAACAGTTTTATTGATGAATTGGCTTCTTTGGTACCAACGTGTAATGCGATGTCCAGGAAATTAGATAAACTGACCGTGCTAAGGATGGCCGTTCAGCACATGAAAACATTAAGAG gTGCCACCAATCCATATACAGAAGCAAACTATAAACCAACTTTTCTATCAGATGATGAATTGAAACACCTCATTCTCAGG GCAGCAGATGGATTTTTGTTTGTCGTAGGATGTGACCGAGGGAAGATACTCTTTGTCTCAGAGTCTGTCTTCAAGATCCTCAACTATAGCCAG AACGATCTGATTGGTCAGAGTTTGTTTGACTACCTGCACCCTAAAGATATCGCCAAAGTCAAGGAGCAGCTCTCCTCCTCTGACACAGCACCCCGGGAGCGGCTCATAGATGCAAAAA CTGGACTTCCAGTTAAAACAGATATAACCCCTGGGCCGTCTCGATTATGTTCTGGAGCACGACGTTCTTTCTTCTGTAGGATGAAGTGTAACAGGCCTTCAGTGAAGGTCGAAGACAAGGACTTCCCCTCCACCTGTTCAAAGAAAAAAG CAGATCGAAAAAGCTTCTGTACAATCCACAGCACAGGCTATTTGAAAAGCTGGCCACCCACAAAGATGGGGTTGGATGAAGACAATGAACCAGACAACGAGGGGTGTAACCTCAGCTGCCTTGTCGCAATTGGACGACTGCATTCTCATGTGGTTCCCCAACCAGTGAACGGGGAAATCAGGGTGAAATCCATGGAGTACGTTTCTCGGCATGCAATAGATGGGAAATTTGTCTTTGTAGACCAGAG GGCAACAGCTATTCTGGCATATTTACCACAAGAACTCCTAGGCACATCATGTTATGAATATTTTCATCAAGATGACATAGGACATCTTGCAGAATGTCATAGGCAAG TTTTACAGACGAGAGACAAGATTACAACTAATTGTTATAAGTTTAAAATCAAAGATGGTTCTTTCATCACACTACGAAGTCGATGGTTCAGTTTCATGAACCCTTGGACCAAGGAAGTAGAATACATTGTCTCAACCAACACTGTTGTTTT AGCCAACGTCCTGGAAGGCGGGGATCCAACCTTCCCGCAGCTCACAGCGTCCCCTCACAGCATGGACAGCATGCTGCCCTCTGGAGAAG GTGGCCCAAAGAGGACTCATCCTACTGTTCCAGGGATTCCAGGGGGAACCAGGGCTGGGGCAGGAAAAATAGGTCGAATGATTGCTGAGGAAATCATGGAAATCCACAG GATAAGAGGGTCATCGCCTTCCAGCTGTGGCTCCAGCCCATTGAACATTACAAGTACGCCTCCCCCTGATGCCTCCTCTCCAGGAGGCAAGAAG ATTTTAAACGGAGGGACTCCAGACATTCCTTCCAGTGGCCTACTGCCAGGGCAGGCTCAGGAGAACCCAGGTTATCCATATTCTGATAGTTCTTCTATTCTTG GTGAAAACCCCCACATAGGCATAGACATGATAGACAACGACCAAGGATCAAGTAGTCCCAGTAATGATGAAGCAGCAATGGCTGTCATCATGAGCCTGTTGGAAGCAGATGCTGGGCTGGGTGGCCCTGTTGACTTTAGCGACTTGCCATGGCCGCTGTAA
- the Bmal1 gene encoding basic helix-loop-helix ARNT-like protein 1 isoform X5, whose product MSFLLKFTGRIWGAQWLEVRCPLGDAMINIESMDTDKDDPHGRLEYTEHQGRIKNAREAHSQIEKRRRDKMNSFIDELASLVPTCNAMSRKLDKLTVLRMAVQHMKTLRGATNPYTEANYKPTFLSDDELKHLILRAADGFLFVVGCDRGKILFVSESVFKILNYSQNDLIGQSLFDYLHPKDIAKVKEQLSSSDTAPRERLIDAKTGLPVKTDITPGPSRLCSGARRSFFCRMKCNRPSVKVEDKDFPSTCSKKKADRKSFCTIHSTGYLKSWPPTKMGLDEDNEPDNEGCNLSCLVAIGRLHSHVVPQPVNGEIRVKSMEYVSRHAIDGKFVFVDQRATAILAYLPQELLGTSCYEYFHQDDIGHLAECHRQVLQTRDKITTNCYKFKIKDGSFITLRSRWFSFMNPWTKEVEYIVSTNTVVLANVLEGGDPTFPQLTASPHSMDSMLPSGEGGPKRTHPTVPGIPGGTRAGAGKIGRMIAEEIMEIHRIRGSSPSSCGSSPLNITSTPPPDASSPGGKKILNGGTPDIPSSGLLPGQAQENPGYPYSDSSSILGENPHIGIDMIDNDQGSSSPSNDEAAMAVIMSLLEADAGLGGPVDFSDLPWPL is encoded by the exons ATGTCCTTTCTGCTGAAGTTCACAGGTCGAATTTGGGGAGCACAATGGCTGGAGGTCAGATGCCCACTAGGAGATGCTATGATTAATAT AGAAAGCATGGACACAGACAAAGATGACCCTCATGGAAG gtTAGAATATACAGAACATCAGGGAAGGATCAAGAATGCAAG GGAAGCTCACAGTCAGATTGAAAAGAGGCGTCGGGATAAAATGAACAGTTTTATTGATGAATTGGCTTCTTTGGTACCAACGTGTAATGCGATGTCCAGGAAATTAGATAAACTGACCGTGCTAAGGATGGCCGTTCAGCACATGAAAACATTAAGAG gTGCCACCAATCCATATACAGAAGCAAACTATAAACCAACTTTTCTATCAGATGATGAATTGAAACACCTCATTCTCAGG GCAGCAGATGGATTTTTGTTTGTCGTAGGATGTGACCGAGGGAAGATACTCTTTGTCTCAGAGTCTGTCTTCAAGATCCTCAACTATAGCCAG AACGATCTGATTGGTCAGAGTTTGTTTGACTACCTGCACCCTAAAGATATCGCCAAAGTCAAGGAGCAGCTCTCCTCCTCTGACACAGCACCCCGGGAGCGGCTCATAGATGCAAAAA CTGGACTTCCAGTTAAAACAGATATAACCCCTGGGCCGTCTCGATTATGTTCTGGAGCACGACGTTCTTTCTTCTGTAGGATGAAGTGTAACAGGCCTTCAGTGAAGGTCGAAGACAAGGACTTCCCCTCCACCTGTTCAAAGAAAAAAG CAGATCGAAAAAGCTTCTGTACAATCCACAGCACAGGCTATTTGAAAAGCTGGCCACCCACAAAGATGGGGTTGGATGAAGACAATGAACCAGACAACGAGGGGTGTAACCTCAGCTGCCTTGTCGCAATTGGACGACTGCATTCTCATGTGGTTCCCCAACCAGTGAACGGGGAAATCAGGGTGAAATCCATGGAGTACGTTTCTCGGCATGCAATAGATGGGAAATTTGTCTTTGTAGACCAGAG GGCAACAGCTATTCTGGCATATTTACCACAAGAACTCCTAGGCACATCATGTTATGAATATTTTCATCAAGATGACATAGGACATCTTGCAGAATGTCATAGGCAAG TTTTACAGACGAGAGACAAGATTACAACTAATTGTTATAAGTTTAAAATCAAAGATGGTTCTTTCATCACACTACGAAGTCGATGGTTCAGTTTCATGAACCCTTGGACCAAGGAAGTAGAATACATTGTCTCAACCAACACTGTTGTTTT AGCCAACGTCCTGGAAGGCGGGGATCCAACCTTCCCGCAGCTCACAGCGTCCCCTCACAGCATGGACAGCATGCTGCCCTCTGGAGAAG GTGGCCCAAAGAGGACTCATCCTACTGTTCCAGGGATTCCAGGGGGAACCAGGGCTGGGGCAGGAAAAATAGGTCGAATGATTGCTGAGGAAATCATGGAAATCCACAG GATAAGAGGGTCATCGCCTTCCAGCTGTGGCTCCAGCCCATTGAACATTACAAGTACGCCTCCCCCTGATGCCTCCTCTCCAGGAGGCAAGAAG ATTTTAAACGGAGGGACTCCAGACATTCCTTCCAGTGGCCTACTGCCAGGGCAGGCTCAGGAGAACCCAGGTTATCCATATTCTGATAGTTCTTCTATTCTTG GTGAAAACCCCCACATAGGCATAGACATGATAGACAACGACCAAGGATCAAGTAGTCCCAGTAATGATGAAGCAGCAATGGCTGTCATCATGAGCCTGTTGGAAGCAGATGCTGGGCTGGGTGGCCCTGTTGACTTTAGCGACTTGCCATGGCCGCTGTAA